GTTTGCGGCGGGGGAACTGGCGGCCCGGCCGCTGACGAGTGGGCGTGGTCAACAATAAGCGCTCAATCGCGGCTAAGGTCGCCGCGGGCGAGCGGTGCGGATCCGCCAACAAGTGCACGATATGATCCAGGACTGTCACATAACTCACGGCGCGATTCACCTGCGGCGCATAGCAGCACGCCCGCGTCTCGGCCTGCGCCAGCAACGCAGCTTGAGCAGGCTTGCTCAGAATACTCTCCAACGTGGCCAAAAAGATCACTCCATAGAAATCTTGCTTGAGGGTCTGGACACTCTGGCCACTAAACCGCTCAACTTCGAAGATGTTCTTCAACCGATCATGGTACGTTTCATGATTCCAGCGCCAACCATACACGACCTTGAACTCGGCGGCCGGGTAAGCCTGAGGATCGAGCAAGTCCGTGCCGAGCACTTCCACCTCGCCAGTGGGCAACCGCACTTTGAGCAAGCGCACCCGCAGGGTCGTCGGCAGGTGGTGCTGCCGCACGTAGGCGTAGGCCTTGGAGGGCACGGCCAAGGTCACGACCCGTTCCTGCGCACGGGCCGTCCAAAACGCATTGACCTGGGTGAAACTCTGGTGTGGAAAGCGAATCACAAAGTGACAACCCTGCGCCACCATCGCCGCCAACACGCTATAATCGGCGTACGCCCGATCACACACTAGCACGTCGCCCGCCCGCGTCGCCGCCCAGTGCGTGCCAAACAGCAAGTTCTTCTCCGCTTGCTTGGGCCCCAGCGCGGCGCTCAAGCCGATATCGTTGCGCAGATCATAGAGCACCGAGGCCAACGCTTGCACTTGCTCCCCGCCCGCGTGCTGATTGGTTTGCACGCTAAACTCTCGCCGGGTCTCCTCGGTGTCGGGCAGATTCAGATAACTCCCATCGACCCCCAAGAGCCGGTGCCCGTGCCAGAGCATCACCTCATTCGCTTGCCCATAGCGCGTATAGAACTCCTCGCACGTCACCGTATTCAGATGGACAAACACTTCGGGCTGCACTTTCTGCCGCGCCTGACTTTAGGCACTGGCCGTCACCACCTCCCAGATCCGCCCCAGTGCGCTAAAGAACTTGTTCACCGCGTTCTGCAGCGACACCTTCTGCCCTCGCAAGATCAACACGATTACGACCGGCCACGTCAACACTCGCACGCGCGTGAAATCTGTGGCCTTAACCCGAAACCGCCGCATGACTGTTGCGGCTTGCAATTCCTGCTTCAACCGGCAAATAAGCGCTTCGTTTCTTTCTCCATCATTGCTCCTACTTACGGCAACTGCAGAATAAACTCCACGGCGGCTGTTAACTTAATGCCATTGCCCTGCCAGGGAGAGGGCTAGGGTGAGGGTCGAAAGTGAGAACCAAGCCAAAAACGATCGCAAAGTGCGCTCGCAACTAATATCCGGTCGTCACTTCCACCAAGATTTCATCTGGGTCACGCACGTACACTGATCCTGCAGTTTCTGTCCCATGCAAAGAATACTGAACATGCTTGTCCTGCAGTGTCGCCAATATCGCCGAAAATTTTTCTGGCG
The sequence above is a segment of the Deltaproteobacteria bacterium genome. Coding sequences within it:
- a CDS encoding IS4 family transposase, coding for MQPEVFVHLNTVTCEEFYTRYGQANEVMLWHGHRLLGVDGSYLNLPDTEETRREFSVQTNQHAGGEQVQALASVLYDLRNDIGLSAALGPKQAEKNLLFGTHWAATRAGDVLVCDRAYADYSVLAAMVAQGCHFVIRFPHQSFTQVNAFWTARAQERVVTLAVPSKAYAYVRQHHLPTTLRVRLLKVRLPTGEVEVLGTDLLDPQAYPAAEFKVVYGWRWNHETYHDRLKNIFEVERFSGQSVQTLKQDFYGVIFLATLESILSKPAQAALLAQAETRACCYAPQVNRAVSYVTVLDHIVHLLADPHRSPAATLAAIERLLLTTPTRQRPGRQFPRRKRSAAHRLRFAKYGKRILA